The Vanessa atalanta chromosome 2, ilVanAtal1.2, whole genome shotgun sequence genome has a segment encoding these proteins:
- the LOC125075299 gene encoding zinc finger and BTB domain-containing protein 5, producing MTATAPELSKSDFFDFVTSNEITDAQYKQQMRSVNVFMESPDSRSNPLLSEEPKEQNNNNLLSVTNVQSSPTNSMTAATSSNPLQSFDSIWNVDRDRDRLETAMLEDLNKFYWNQDNEMNGTHTCTDTAISNKLISNNTDGQIYTLTVLNQDINETSTNRTYNWGKEEDVSMSSPTDLEQNSSLDLETILNMNGFPNDFSQDALNSNILPKVESFNYEDGDSEHPNVELSTRNLVKVEPFSYDESEFRSNDKKDDSSHSTIIGAPTLLEVEYNNNNNDWKLTDQNTESNESLLRSALQGKAFIRYSTIQKNTVTKLDAETELKRVIINNNNKADVPSMYQDNKDTEAELLMAMGPSNGNVNISILLEEPTATVVANGENPTSTQSVDDIILSQLDTSYPDDYEKLKRIATELGESVQPFCTVEPIDPTRSVYNIHHVNGELVTMIPAGEVQLPQRLQIVTASPTVSSTKPLGKKYSKRPPNKTSPPSTQVQSGTAVQPATSTSNGVRKERSLHYCSICSKGFKDKYSVNVHVRTHTGEKPFTCSLCGKSFRQKAHLAKHYQTHIAQKNAAANGASKPTKQR from the coding sequence ATGACGGCCACTGCACCAGAATTGTCAAAGTcagatttttttgattttgtgaCATCTAATGAAATAACTGACGCGCAATATAAGCAACAAATGCGATCAGTTAATGTATTCATGGAATCACCAGATTCAAGATCAAACCCTTTGTTGTCGGAAGAGCCTAAggaacaaaataacaataatctgTTGAGTGTAACGAACGTGCAATCATCGCCAACCAACAGCATGACAGCTGCAACTAGCTCTAATCCACTTCAAAGTTTTGATTCTATATGGAATGTCGACCGGGACAGGGATCGCTTAGAGACTGCTATGCTGGAAGATCTCAACAAATTTTATTGGAATCAAGATAACGAAATGAATGGGACACACACATGCACCGATAcagctatttcaaataaattaattagtaataatactgACGGGCAAATATATACACTAACTGTCCTTAATCAAGACATCAACGAAACCAGTACGAATCGTACATATAATTGGGGAAAAGAAGAAGATGTTTCAATGTCAAGTCCAACAGATTTGGAACAAAACTCTTCATTAGACCTTGAAAcgatattgaatatgaatgGATTTCCTAACGATTTCAGTCAAGACGCACTTaactcaaatattctaccaaaaGTAGAAAGTTTTAACTATGAAGATGGAGACTCGGAACATCCAAACGTAGAATTAAGTACAAGGAATTTAGTAAAAGTGGAACCTTTCAGTTATGATGAAAGTGAATTTCGaagtaatgataaaaaagatgATTCATCACACAGCACTATTATTGGTGCGCCAACTTTGTTAGAAGTagaatacaataacaataataatgattggAAATTGACTGATCAAAATACTGAATCAAATGAATCTTTATTGCGAAGTGCCTTGCAAGGAAAAGCTTTTATAAGATAtagtacaatacaaaaaaatactgttacCAAACTTGACGCAGAAACAGAACTAAAAAGggttattataaacaataacaataaagctGATGTACCATCAATGTATCAAGACAATAAAGACACGGAAGCAGAATTATTAATGGCAATGGGTCCATCAAACGGCAATGTCAATATATCTATACTGCTAGAAGAACCAACCGCAACTGTGGTTGCTAATGGAGAGAATCCTACTTCAACACAAAGTGTTGACGACATTATTCTTTCACAATTGGATACCAGTTATCCAGACGATTACGAGAAGTTAAAACGGATAGCAACAGAACTGGGTGAATCAGTTCAACCATTCTGTACTGTAGAACCAATTGACCCGACGCGCAGCGTGTACAACATTCACCACGTTAACGGCGAATTAGTAACTATGATTCCGGCGGGAGAAGTCCAGTTACCTCAACGCTTACAAATAGTTACAGCATCGCCAACTGTCTCGAGCACGAAACCTCTTggcaaaaaatatagtaaaagacCTCCAAACAAGACCTCTCCACCATCAACTCAAGTGCAGTCAGGGACAGCTGTTCAACCTGCGACCTCTACATCGAACGGAGTTAGAAAGGAGAGATCTTTACATTATTGTTCCATTTGTTCGAAAGGCTTTAAGGATAAGTACTCTGTCAATGTTCATGTAAGGACACATACAGGCGAAAAACCTTTCACATGTTCTCTGTGTGGTAAAAGCTTTCGACAAAAGGCGCATCTCGCAAAACATTATCAGACTCATATTGCACAGAAAAACGCCGCTGCTAATGGCGCCTCCAAACCCACCAAACAGCGGTAA
- the LOC125071939 gene encoding serine protease inhibitor 88Ea-like translates to MLKLGVLLLFALSTSVNSQCFYKDDSAKKPDPAARSSLYKNQLEFTLNLFNTINNAVPDDNIFFSPFSVYHALLLGYFAAGGQTEKSLKESLRISDTMDKVNLLMAYKVDKRSRAFNNNSDSYEFTNANKMFVDKELHLRQCLLDLLGEELEALNFRQSPEQSRQYINNWVSRITKNNIKDLIPVDGIMDTTKLVLANAAYFKGVWAYKFPAERTKKQVFFVSETRQTLVPFMRQKGIFHYTVSDDLGAQILELPYKGNDISMYILLPPYSMKEGVSNIIANLTPERLSAVVEESYMGREVVVEIPKFTIERHLPLRSILNTMGVGDLFNSSADFSTLSDDHGIVFDDAVHKAKIQVDEEGTVAAAATAIFGFRSSRPAEPSVFIANFPFVYIIYERPTNSVLFMGVYRDPKK, encoded by the exons ATGCTGAAATTAGGCGTACTATTGCTTTTCGCTCTATCAACATCTGTAAACAGTCAATGTTTTTACAAAGATGACTCCGCTAAGAAACCCGACCCAGCTGCTCGTTCAAGTTTATACAAAAATCAATTGGAATTCACACTGAatctttttaatactataaacaaTGCAGTTCCTGACGACAACATTTTCTTTTCACCGTTTTCGGTGTACCACGCTTTACTTCTGGGCTACTTCGCCGCGGGTGGGCAAACGGAGAAATCTTTGAAAGAGTCTCTGCGCATATCTGATACAAtg GACAAGGTGAACTTGCTGATGGCATACAAAGTTGACAAGCGGTCGCGCGCGTTTAACAACAACAGCGACAGCTACGAGTTCACGAACGCTAACAAGATGTTTGTTGACAAAGAACTTCACTTACGCCAGTGCTTGCTTGACCTACTTGGCGAGGAACTCGAGGCtctg aacTTCCGCCAAAGTCCCGAACAGTCGCggcaatatataaacaattggGTGTCTCGCATCACGAAGAACAATATTAAGGACTTAATACCTGTAGATGGTATCATGGACACAACGAAACTCGTTCTGGCTAACGCTGCATATTTCAAAGGCGTTTGGGCATATAAATTCCCAGCAGAGAGGACGAAGAAACAAGTGTTTTTCGTGTCTGAAACGCGCCAGACCCTCGTACCTTTTATGAGGCAGAAAGGGATATTCcattaca CGGTTAGCGATGACCTCGGCGCGCAGATTTTAGAGCTTCCGTACAAAGGCAACGACATCAGCATGTACATCCTGCTCCCCCCATACTCAATGAAGGAAG GAGTGTCGAATATAATCGCCAACCTGACCCCGGAGCGTCTCTCAGCAGTTGTGGAGGAAAGTTACATGGGCCGAGAGGTTGTCGTCGAAATACCTAAATTTACCATTGAGCGGCACCTGCCCCTAAGATCG ATCCTAAACACAATGGGCGTGGGTGACCTGTTTAACTCATCGGCGGACTTCAGCACGCTGTCTGACGATCACGGCATTGTTTTCGATGACGCCGTTCACAAAGCGAAAATTCAGGTCGATGAGGAAG GAACGGTAGCGGCGGCAGCAACTGCTATCTTCGGCTTCCGGTCGTCCCGGCCGGCCGAGCCGAGCGTGTTCATCGCCAACTTCCCCTTCGTGTACATTATCTATGAGCGACCCACCAACTCCGTGTTGTTCATGGGCGTCTACCGAGACCCCAAGAAGTAA
- the LOC125072887 gene encoding cytosolic non-specific dipeptidase: MAAERTLPQIFKFVDKNAESYKALLKEAVAIPSVSCDPKYRDDCVRMVHWMQDKLKEVGASTELRDIGYQTIDDKQIKLPPVLIGSLGNDPTKNTICVYGHLDVQPALKSDGWETEPFDLQERNGKLYGRGSTDDKGPVLGWLHAINAYKGIGEELPVNLKFIFECMEESGSEGLDELLMEKLKPEGFFDTVDYVCISDNYWLGTTKPCITYGLRGISYYFLEVECAKMDLHSGVYGGTVHEAMSDLIYLMNTLVDKDGKILITDVYKSVAPLVESEKKLYNSIDFDPEAYRQSIAAHKLAHNGVKEQLLMHRWRYPSLSLHGIEGAAFQPGAKTVIPGKVIGKFSIRIVPNQEPEEIEQLVFDYINKKWAERGSPNKMRITAQSGRAWTENPDHPHYQAAARATKLIYQTDPDMSREGGSIPVTITLQEASSRNVLLLPMGAGDDMAHSQNEKLNVRNYIEGIKLFAAYLYEVGILPK, encoded by the exons ATGGCAGCAGAGAGAACGTTGCCtcaaatatttaagtttgttGATAAGAATGCGGAATCTTACAAAGCTCTTTTAAAAGAAGCAGTTGCTATTCCATCAGTGTCGTGTGATCCTAAATACCGAGATGATTGTGTACGAATGGTACATTGGATGCAGGATAAATTAAAGGAAGTAGGAGCATCAACGGAACTAAGAGATATTGGTTATCAAACGATTGAtgacaaacaaataaaactgcCTCCTGTTCTTATTGGTAGCTTAGGAAac GATCCTACAAAGAACACAATTTGTGTGTATGGACATTTGGATGTCCAACCGGCCCTTAAATCTGATGGTTGGGAAACTGAGCCATTTGATCTGCAAGAAAGAAATGGTAAGCTCTATGGGCGAGGCTCTACTGATGACAAAGGACCAGTGTTGGGCTGGCTACATGCAATCAATGCATACAAAGGCATTGGTGAAGag CTACCAGTTaacttaaaattcatatttgaatGTATGGAAGAATCTGGATCTGAAGGCCTTGATGAATTGCTAATGGAAAAACTAAAACCAGAAGGTTTCTTTGATACTGTGGACTATGTGTGCATTTCTGATAATTACTGGTTAGGCACTACCAAACCTTGTATCACATATGGTTTGAGAGGGATAAGTTATTATTTCCTTGAGGTTGAGTGTGCCAAAATGGATCTACACAGTGGTGTTTATGGGGGCACTGTTCATGAAG CTATGtcggatttaatttatttaatgaacacACTGGTCGACAAAGACGGCAAGATCCTAATCACCGATGTCTATAAATCTGTTGCTCCGTTGGTTGAAAGTGAAAAGAAATTATACAACTCAATTGACTTTGATCCTGAGGCATACAG ACAATCAATTGCGGCTCATAAACTCGCACATAACGGGGTCAAGGAACAGCTCTTGATGCACCGCTGGAGATACCCCAGCTTATCATTGCATGGAATTGAAG gagCCGCTTTCCAGCCCGGAGCGAAAACTGTTATTCCAGGAAAAGTAATTGGAAAATTCTCTATTCGTATTGTACCGAATCAGGAACCAGAAGAGATCGAGCAGCTTGTATTTGATTATATCAACaaaaag TGGGCGGAGCGTGGGTCGCCCAACAAGATGCGCATCACGGCGCAGAGTGGTCGCGCGTGGACCGAGAACCCCGACCACCCGCACTACCAGGCCGCCGCTCGTGCCACCAAGCTCATCTACCAG ACGGATCCCGACATGTCTCGTGAGGGCGGTTCCATCCCGGTGACGATCACACTGCAGGAGGCCAGCTCTCGCAACGTGCTGCTGCTGCCCATGGGCGCCGGGGACGACATGGCGCACTCGCAGAACGAGAAACTCAATGTGCGGAACTACATCGAGGGC atcaAACTTTTTGCTGCTTACTTGTACGAAGTTGGAATTCTTCCAAAATAA